From a single Nematostella vectensis chromosome 3, jaNemVect1.1, whole genome shotgun sequence genomic region:
- the LOC5519948 gene encoding synaptotagmin-15 isoform X1, with the protein MAVNFNQHFTSINKPVVKVKNETEGPNKAAMSANDQVPVVAIAVSVSAGVFLVAVIALVCVYKRRKRDEKYKQYSQVAKNTSLQLPPCNVRTEKQIVNEGSKGLPLRDTLGVKMLSASEESLSPAVSSDDTFYDALERYDSRRSMSLSSRDPSPTSANEDEEDEEDEVYPEGHIGRLWFNIQYSTTGQNLVVTLVKARNLPSRSKTVRTCDPFVKIALLPKDKHVSQSRCKRKTKRPTFNETFYIPIAEDELDSSTLQFTVFDGYRMSQQAIIGEAMYPLIDMESTGIQELWRDLEKPIETTSELGDIHISLSYYPTLDRLTIIILRAANLRTIGHKGTDPFVKIAFSIGNKVMKTKKTAVHQDTVNPMFNDAFNYTVTEDDLGTSSLLVSVWHSGGGVREDKLIGRVLLGGMMYARGKECEHWTEMMTNPRKMIKYWHPLGP; encoded by the exons ATGGCCGTGAATTTTAACCAACACTTCACCAGTATTAACAAACCGGTAGTCAAAGTGAAAAACGAAACAGAGGGGCCAAATAAAGCCGCAATGTCTGCCAACGACCAAG TCCCCGTTGTCGCCATCGCAGTGTCCGTATCGGCGGGTGTCTTCTTAGTCGCCGTCATCGCCCTCGTCTGCGTCTACAAGCGACGCAAGCGCGATGAGAAATACAAGCAGTACTCACAGGTAGCCAAGAATACCTCACTCCAGTTGCCGCCATGCAACGTGCGAACGGAGAAACAGATCGTCAACGAGGGGTCCAAGGGTCTTCCCCTGAGGGACACCCTAGGCGTCAAAATGCTATCAGCGTCAGAAGAGTCCCTGTCGCCGGCCGTGTCGAGTGATGATACGTTCTACGACGCCCTAGAGAGGTACGACAGTAGACGGTCGATGTCTCTGTCGAGTAGAGACCCGAGTCCGACCAGCGCCAACGAGGACGAGGAGGACGAGGAAGATGAGGTGTACCCTGAAGGTCATATAGGTCGGCTATGGTTCAATATACAATATAGCACGACCGGACAGAACCTTGTTGTCACCCTAGTCAAGGCCAGGAACTTGCCATCGCGGAGTAAAACGGTTAGAACATGTGACCCGTTCGTTAAGATTGCTCTGCTGCCCAAGGATAAGCACGTGTCGCAATCTCGGTGCAAGCGGAAGACCAAGAGGCCGACATTCAATGAGACGTTCTACATTCCCATAGCTGAAGACGAGCTGGACTCATCTACCCTGCAGTTCACCGTATTTGATGGGTACAGGATGAGCCAGCAGGCGATTATAGGGGAGGCCATGTACCCCTTGATTGATATGGAGTCCACTGGGATACAGGAGCTGTGGAGGGATCTCGAGAAGCCAATAGAG ACTACATCAGAGTTGGGCGATATCCACATCTCGCTGTCGTATTACCCGACACTTGACCGCCTGACTATCATCATCTTGAGGGCAGCTAACCTCAGGACAATAGGACACAAAGGAACAG ATCCTTTCGTCAAGATAGCATTCTCAATCGGTAACAAAGTCATGAAAACCAAGAAGACCGCTGTACACCAAGACACAGTCAACCCGATGTTCAACGACGCCTTTAACTACACCGTGACCGAGGACGACCTGGGCACGAGTTCCCTGCTGGTGTCGGTTTGGCACagcgggggaggggtgcgggAAGATAAGCTGATTGGGCGGGTCCTCTTGGGCGGGATGATGTATGCACGGGGGAAGGAGTGTGAACACTGGACAGAGATGATGACAAACCCAAGAAAAATGATCAAATACTGGCATCCGCTTGGCCCTTAA
- the LOC5519948 gene encoding synaptotagmin-15 isoform X2 has product MPVPVVAIAVSVSAGVFLVAVIALVCVYKRRKRDEKYKQYSQVAKNTSLQLPPCNVRTEKQIVNEGSKGLPLRDTLGVKMLSASEESLSPAVSSDDTFYDALERYDSRRSMSLSSRDPSPTSANEDEEDEEDEVYPEGHIGRLWFNIQYSTTGQNLVVTLVKARNLPSRSKTVRTCDPFVKIALLPKDKHVSQSRCKRKTKRPTFNETFYIPIAEDELDSSTLQFTVFDGYRMSQQAIIGEAMYPLIDMESTGIQELWRDLEKPIETTSELGDIHISLSYYPTLDRLTIIILRAANLRTIGHKGTDPFVKIAFSIGNKVMKTKKTAVHQDTVNPMFNDAFNYTVTEDDLGTSSLLVSVWHSGGGVREDKLIGRVLLGGMMYARGKECEHWTEMMTNPRKMIKYWHPLGP; this is encoded by the exons ATGCCAG TCCCCGTTGTCGCCATCGCAGTGTCCGTATCGGCGGGTGTCTTCTTAGTCGCCGTCATCGCCCTCGTCTGCGTCTACAAGCGACGCAAGCGCGATGAGAAATACAAGCAGTACTCACAGGTAGCCAAGAATACCTCACTCCAGTTGCCGCCATGCAACGTGCGAACGGAGAAACAGATCGTCAACGAGGGGTCCAAGGGTCTTCCCCTGAGGGACACCCTAGGCGTCAAAATGCTATCAGCGTCAGAAGAGTCCCTGTCGCCGGCCGTGTCGAGTGATGATACGTTCTACGACGCCCTAGAGAGGTACGACAGTAGACGGTCGATGTCTCTGTCGAGTAGAGACCCGAGTCCGACCAGCGCCAACGAGGACGAGGAGGACGAGGAAGATGAGGTGTACCCTGAAGGTCATATAGGTCGGCTATGGTTCAATATACAATATAGCACGACCGGACAGAACCTTGTTGTCACCCTAGTCAAGGCCAGGAACTTGCCATCGCGGAGTAAAACGGTTAGAACATGTGACCCGTTCGTTAAGATTGCTCTGCTGCCCAAGGATAAGCACGTGTCGCAATCTCGGTGCAAGCGGAAGACCAAGAGGCCGACATTCAATGAGACGTTCTACATTCCCATAGCTGAAGACGAGCTGGACTCATCTACCCTGCAGTTCACCGTATTTGATGGGTACAGGATGAGCCAGCAGGCGATTATAGGGGAGGCCATGTACCCCTTGATTGATATGGAGTCCACTGGGATACAGGAGCTGTGGAGGGATCTCGAGAAGCCAATAGAG ACTACATCAGAGTTGGGCGATATCCACATCTCGCTGTCGTATTACCCGACACTTGACCGCCTGACTATCATCATCTTGAGGGCAGCTAACCTCAGGACAATAGGACACAAAGGAACAG ATCCTTTCGTCAAGATAGCATTCTCAATCGGTAACAAAGTCATGAAAACCAAGAAGACCGCTGTACACCAAGACACAGTCAACCCGATGTTCAACGACGCCTTTAACTACACCGTGACCGAGGACGACCTGGGCACGAGTTCCCTGCTGGTGTCGGTTTGGCACagcgggggaggggtgcgggAAGATAAGCTGATTGGGCGGGTCCTCTTGGGCGGGATGATGTATGCACGGGGGAAGGAGTGTGAACACTGGACAGAGATGATGACAAACCCAAGAAAAATGATCAAATACTGGCATCCGCTTGGCCCTTAA
- the LOC5519949 gene encoding uncharacterized protein LOC5519949 translates to MDRSKHMSRIDCNNVAQHRNLMQDIALKKHISMIQREGKLIEKELREISKVRATLMQIRKPPKQRVLRTELQETDTDHAEVAGPGNSVSKMVRATSQRPGKVKVMYSSESTTRGGSVWRRKGWSSNAGGRSAGQRPHQETLNTTRDGVRTNNSSLRKNAYTRSVNGSTSGRFQNRGNETKISVDNFGLTSERSVSSQKLKSCLQMPTHVDGSTVDCSLPPIDTNPPSPKAQIHRVQKKYRLLLPSGNPCEGEHPNRSKSAIINKKDAISPIPPRAETSMTSGARLRRGSIEISSIEAQRALNRVDSLEQVEISLTMEETLRIKGKFRQIGHSIIATALLKGLKSRGNNLSTDAIHNMHKPINLSRAPQEAQKDEEKESEEDTPKTGLSKFRSLTRKTINVNRLVSVRGRSISDPGNMPHTRQSEDDGNEEQTKDSQVAESAKPCVRKLGLARVTRKVMAVKAFERPLAGPSIDSGPAKTAPSRPLMNPAAALTRRRNLVSRTLSDNTHLLHSTIHEEEHALNDATTPRLRAQKSVRFKVEAWD, encoded by the coding sequence ATGGACCGGTCCAAGCACATGTCCAGGATTGACTGTAATAATGTGGCGCAGCATAGAAACCTTATGCAGGATATCGCTTTGAAAAAGCATATTAGTATGATCCAGCGAGAGGGGAAACTGATCGAGAAGGAGCTCCGGGAAATATCCAAAGTTAGGGCCACTCTGATGCAGATCCGAAAACCTCCAAAACAAAGAGTGCTAAGGACGGAGTTGCAAGAGACCGATACTGACCACGCCGAGGTTGCGGGCCCAGGGAATTCAGTATCCAAGATGGTGCGTGCGACCAGTCAAAGGCCAGGGAAAGTTAAAGTGATGTACTCTAGCGAGAGTACGACAAGAGGTGGCTCCGTGTGGAGGAGAAAAGGATGGAGTAGTAACGCCGGTGGTAGATCAGCGGGACAGAGACCTCACCAAGAGACCTTAAACACCACCCGAGATGGAGTACGCACGAACAACTCGAGTTTACGTAAAAATGCATACACAAGGTCTGTCAATGGTTCAACCTCTGGGAGGTTTCAAAACCGGGGGAATGAGACGAAAATTTCTGTGGATAATTTTGGTTTGACATCAGAAAGATCGGTATCGTCGCAAAAGCTAAAATCGTGTCTCCAAATGCCTACTCATGTCGATGGGAGTACTGTGGATTGTTCTCTACCACCTATTGATACGAATCCACCGAGTCCAAAAGCACAAATCCACCGAGTCCAAAAGAAATATCGACTTTTACTACCGTCTGGTAACCCTTGCGAGGGCGAGCATCCAAATCGCTCTAAATCTGCAATAATCAATAAGAAAGACGCGATTTCTCCCATTCCGCCTAGAGCGGAGACGTCTATGACTTCAGGTGCACGACTTCGAAGGGGCTCCATCGAAATCTCATCGATAGAAGCCCAGCGCGCTCTAAATCGTGTTGATTCATTAGAGCAGGTGGAAATAAGCCTTACCATGGAGGAGACATTGCGCATCAAAGGAAAATTCCGACAAATTGGGCATTCTATTATTGCCACAGCTCTGCTGAAGGGTCTCAAGTCCAGGGGAAATAACCTAAGCACAGACGCCATTCACAACATGCACAAGCCTATCAACCTTAgcagagcaccacaggaagcccagaAAGATGAGGAGAAAGAAAGCGAGGAGGATACGCCAAAAACTGGACTGTCCAAATTCCGAAGCCTTACGCGTAAAACTATCAACGTAAATAGGCTAGTGTCCGTACGAGGAAGGTCGATATCGGACCCTGGGAACATGCCTCACACACGGCAAAGTGAGGATGATGGGAATGAAGAACAAACAAAGGACAGCCAAGTGGCGGAATCAGCAAAACCTTGCGTCCGCAAACTTGGGCTTGCGCGCGTCACTCGTAAAGTCATGGCAGTGAAAGCGTTTGAGAGACCACTAGCAGGTCCAAGTATTGATTCGGGACCTGCTAAAACCGCGCCGAGCAGACCTCTGATGAACCCCGCCGCTGCGCTGACCAGGAGGCGCAATCTTGTGTCAAGGACGCTAAGTGATAACACGCACCTTTTGCACAGCACCATACACGAGGAGGAGCATGCGCTCAATGACGCTACTACGCCCAGGCTGCGTGCGCAGAAATCGGTCCGGTTCAAAGTCGAGGCCTGGGACTAG